In Paenibacillus sp. FSL R7-0345, a single window of DNA contains:
- a CDS encoding asparaginase yields the protein MIIPTPEVNFTASPFYNPNLKNVVILATGGTIAGSGEAHKTLNYEPGALPIQDLLDSVPHLERVANSVGIQVSNLGSADITSQHWLTLASIINTLAQREDIHGFVITHGTDTLDETSYFLNLVIKTDKPVIITGSMRPATAISPDGPLNLFQSVALAANPEASGQGVMVVFAEGIYSGRDVQKVNTFKANAFDERDFGCLGYMRDSEAFFYTRSLKKHTTAAQFDVSSLSGLPEVSVAYFHVDADPGILDYLSTISKGIVIAGAGGGIYSKPWIDKVGELKNNNIPVVRCSRIASGITLKDTYIDLSANSIPCNSLVPQKARILLSLALTQTTQYDEIAAMFDVY from the coding sequence ATGATCATTCCAACACCGGAAGTAAATTTTACAGCCTCCCCCTTCTATAATCCCAATCTCAAAAATGTGGTTATCCTCGCAACTGGCGGTACAATCGCCGGCAGCGGTGAAGCCCATAAAACCTTAAATTACGAGCCTGGGGCCCTGCCGATTCAGGATCTGCTGGACAGTGTGCCCCATCTGGAACGCGTTGCCAACAGTGTCGGTATTCAGGTGAGTAACCTGGGCAGCGCCGATATTACCAGCCAGCACTGGCTCACGCTTGCCTCCATTATCAACACGTTAGCCCAGCGCGAGGATATTCACGGTTTTGTTATTACCCATGGTACGGATACGCTCGATGAAACCTCCTATTTCCTGAATCTGGTCATCAAAACAGATAAGCCGGTCATCATCACCGGTTCCATGCGCCCTGCTACAGCCATCAGTCCGGACGGTCCGCTTAACCTGTTCCAGTCCGTTGCTCTCGCTGCCAATCCGGAGGCATCCGGCCAGGGAGTTATGGTCGTGTTCGCAGAAGGCATCTATAGCGGCCGGGATGTGCAGAAGGTCAATACGTTCAAGGCCAACGCTTTTGATGAGCGGGACTTTGGCTGTCTGGGGTATATGCGCGACAGTGAGGCTTTTTTCTACACCCGGTCTCTGAAAAAACACACCACCGCCGCCCAGTTCGACGTCTCCTCGCTAAGCGGGCTGCCTGAGGTATCCGTTGCTTATTTCCATGTAGACGCCGATCCCGGCATTTTGGATTACCTGTCTACCATTTCCAAAGGAATTGTCATTGCCGGAGCAGGCGGGGGCATCTACAGCAAGCCATGGATCGATAAGGTCGGGGAGCTGAAGAATAACAATATCCCGGTAGTCCGCTGCTCACGGATCGCAAGCGGCATCACTCTCAAGGACACCTACATTGACCTGTCCGCCAACTCGATTCCCTGCAACAGCCTGGTCCCGCAAAAAGCGCGCATCCTCCTCTCGCTGGCCCTGACCCAGACGACGCAGTATGATGAAATCGCAGCAATGTTTGATGTTTATTAA
- a CDS encoding alpha/beta hydrolase-fold protein has protein sequence MSSIKELTYPHQGCEEIVITAGLRNAEYRLLLSHPSGEAPPDGYPVIYALDGHAVFHTLAEAARLQTRKPHGFDPVLIVAIGYPSGEPFDMTRRCYDFTMPVEDETLLERPDGSAWPEHGGASSFLDILQEEIMPLIAGLFPVDPQRQAVFGHSLGGLLVLHALSVRPGLFTHYAAGSPSAWWGDYEVMRELEAFTANYPALGLQRKLLITIGADELGHMVNDAEKLPLLLEPLTGQGLEVSLAKFSGENHVSVLPAALSRLLRFALEK, from the coding sequence ATGAGCAGCATCAAGGAACTCACCTATCCGCATCAGGGCTGCGAGGAGATTGTGATTACCGCCGGTCTGCGTAATGCTGAATACCGGCTGCTGCTCTCGCATCCGTCCGGCGAAGCCCCGCCGGACGGATACCCGGTGATCTACGCGCTTGACGGGCACGCAGTATTTCACACGCTGGCGGAAGCCGCGCGGCTGCAGACCCGCAAGCCGCACGGCTTTGATCCGGTGCTGATCGTTGCCATCGGATACCCGTCCGGCGAGCCGTTTGATATGACCCGGCGCTGCTACGATTTCACCATGCCCGTTGAGGACGAGACCTTACTGGAGCGCCCGGACGGCAGCGCCTGGCCGGAGCACGGCGGCGCAAGCAGCTTTCTGGATATTCTGCAGGAGGAGATCATGCCGCTGATTGCCGGCCTGTTTCCGGTAGATCCGCAGCGGCAGGCGGTGTTTGGCCATTCGCTCGGCGGCCTGCTCGTCCTGCATGCCCTGTCCGTCAGGCCGGGATTGTTCACACATTATGCAGCTGGCAGTCCATCCGCCTGGTGGGGGGATTATGAAGTAATGCGGGAGCTTGAGGCATTTACGGCTAATTATCCGGCGCTTGGCCTGCAGCGGAAGCTGCTGATTACAATCGGTGCCGACGAGCTCGGCCATATGGTTAATGATGCCGAAAAGCTGCCGTTGCTGCTGGAGCCGTTAACCGGGCAAGGCCTCGAAGTCAGTCTGGCCAAATTCTCCGGGGAGAATCATGTCAGCGTCCTGCCGGCGGCGCTCAGCCGGCTGCTCAGATTTGCGCTGGAGAAATAA
- a CDS encoding ABC transporter substrate-binding protein, giving the protein MQDIIISAGKIRKVLLPASFCLLLAAALLSGCSSESADGGADNSASAAAAASTQSSAEPTAAATAQAAQTAQTAQTAYPLTVTDELGHELTLDAAPQRVFAPYLEDSLVVLGIKPVAQWANNGEGQAYLQDKLAGVPLLDFNSGLPSPEVIMELQPDLIVLHNANYAENGVYEQYSKIAPTYVFKQAAGDLDSSVTLLGELVGKQEAAAEGLAAYHQKVEDAKAELAPFTDGKKALIIRFNARGMFLMGGVYGGFVLADQLGIAKSDLVAAENSLELSLELLPQIDADYIFLANDTSNSGEIFYKELTESSIWKSIPAVQAGHVYNVDDRYWLGGGIVAYSNVIDDVLEIIVP; this is encoded by the coding sequence ATGCAAGACATAATCATTTCAGCAGGTAAAATAAGAAAAGTACTGCTGCCCGCTTCATTCTGCCTGCTGCTGGCCGCAGCACTGCTCAGCGGCTGCAGTTCGGAGTCAGCGGATGGCGGAGCGGACAATTCCGCCTCTGCAGCTGCCGCCGCAAGCACACAGTCTTCGGCTGAACCAACGGCTGCGGCTACCGCACAGGCAGCACAAACAGCGCAAACAGCGCAAACAGCGTATCCGCTCACCGTCACAGATGAGCTGGGCCATGAGCTGACGCTGGATGCTGCGCCGCAGCGGGTTTTTGCTCCCTATCTGGAGGATTCCCTGGTCGTGCTGGGCATCAAGCCTGTAGCCCAGTGGGCGAACAACGGGGAGGGCCAGGCTTATCTGCAGGACAAGCTTGCCGGGGTGCCGCTGCTTGATTTTAACAGCGGGCTGCCTTCACCGGAGGTCATTATGGAGCTGCAGCCCGATCTGATTGTGCTGCATAACGCCAATTATGCTGAGAACGGGGTATATGAGCAGTACTCCAAGATTGCCCCGACCTATGTATTCAAACAGGCGGCAGGTGATCTGGACAGCTCTGTAACACTGCTGGGAGAACTCGTTGGGAAGCAGGAGGCTGCCGCTGAAGGGCTGGCCGCTTATCATCAGAAGGTTGAAGATGCCAAAGCTGAATTAGCCCCATTTACAGATGGCAAAAAAGCACTGATCATCCGCTTCAACGCCCGGGGAATGTTCCTGATGGGCGGCGTATACGGCGGGTTCGTGCTGGCAGATCAGCTGGGCATTGCCAAAAGCGACCTGGTTGCAGCCGAGAACAGCCTGGAGCTGTCGCTGGAACTGCTTCCGCAGATCGATGCCGACTATATCTTCCTGGCTAATGATACTTCAAACAGCGGGGAGATCTTCTACAAGGAGCTGACCGAAAGTTCCATCTGGAAAAGCATTCCTGCCGTACAGGCTGGACATGTCTATAATGTGGATGACCGGTACTGGCTCGGCGGCGGCATAGTCGCCTACAGTAACGTTATAGATGATGTACTGGAAATTATCGTACCATGA
- a CDS encoding MBL fold metallo-hydrolase produces the protein MNRYFNLFTVAEGVWAAIVVPGSGALGNAAIIDLGDSTVVVDTFSLPQAAEFLRGAAEELTGNPVKYVINTHYHGDHHYGNQVFTDSQIISTDMTRDFLIKEGTPEAEVWQSGLQQVVTFLEKGRKAAKDSRLQTALTNEIADKAALLEAVPGIRRVTASLTFSDKMVVHGSARSITLLTFGGGHTESDAMVYIEDAGVLIAGDLVLSRTHPAMLSGNLDNWARIIERIGRELAFSKLIPGHGEVTDRSSLDEMLSYLTGIPEYVRQAAASGEPEEYWLARGVPAPFTEWEMSHMFDWNFRWLYQQFKQEFEVEQ, from the coding sequence TTGAACAGATACTTTAATTTATTCACAGTAGCGGAAGGTGTCTGGGCGGCAATTGTCGTTCCGGGCAGCGGTGCATTGGGGAATGCAGCGATTATTGATCTAGGAGACAGTACAGTCGTTGTGGATACATTCAGTCTTCCGCAGGCGGCAGAGTTTTTAAGAGGGGCTGCTGAGGAACTGACCGGAAATCCGGTAAAATACGTTATAAACACCCATTACCATGGAGACCATCATTATGGAAATCAGGTGTTTACGGACAGTCAGATTATCTCTACGGATATGACCCGGGATTTTCTGATCAAAGAGGGTACTCCGGAGGCGGAGGTCTGGCAGTCCGGCTTACAACAAGTAGTCACTTTCCTTGAAAAAGGCCGTAAGGCTGCAAAGGACAGCAGACTTCAAACGGCCTTAACTAATGAAATTGCGGACAAAGCTGCGCTGCTGGAAGCTGTCCCGGGGATCCGCAGAGTAACGGCATCCCTAACCTTTTCCGACAAAATGGTGGTTCATGGCAGCGCTCGGTCCATTACCCTGTTAACTTTTGGAGGCGGGCATACAGAAAGTGATGCCATGGTCTACATAGAGGATGCCGGTGTATTAATTGCGGGTGATCTGGTTCTCAGCCGTACTCATCCGGCCATGCTGAGCGGTAATCTGGATAACTGGGCCCGCATTATAGAGCGGATCGGACGCGAGCTTGCGTTCAGCAAGCTGATTCCTGGACATGGGGAGGTCACTGACCGCAGCAGCCTTGACGAGATGCTAAGCTATCTTACCGGTATCCCTGAATATGTACGTCAGGCGGCAGCCAGCGGTGAACCGGAAGAGTACTGGCTTGCCCGGGGTGTCCCTGCACCATTTACAGAATGGGAAATGTCACATATGTTCGACTGGAACTTTCGCTGGCTGTACCAGCAATTCAAGCAAGAATTTGAGGTGGAGCAATGA
- a CDS encoding GNAT family N-acetyltransferase, giving the protein MIELNAGKYALVLLPLDSVKINTLFARAVLEQKIAGKVYADDADDPRAFYIAHPYGMSLLFGESGNDAFNRALSDYIINKAKTRRAAEWLQADPAGEWSGIVDDILDDYNHSPGVIAAYLQDAHSTRVIQRNTRVNFVLDRPLFAAAKANAGRQDTRIARMTGEHFAALEQGVVPRFFWRDAAHFLSEGAGFVLVEDGEIAAAAFSSCVSRDQLEIGIETMQDHRAKGYASLVSAALIEYCLDHGLEPVWACRLENTGSYRLAQKLGFRPVLTLPYYCLAYEASNNQ; this is encoded by the coding sequence ATGATTGAACTGAATGCCGGAAAGTATGCACTGGTCCTCCTGCCGCTGGATTCGGTAAAGATTAACACCTTGTTTGCAAGAGCCGTTTTGGAGCAAAAGATTGCGGGCAAAGTTTATGCGGATGACGCGGACGATCCGCGTGCTTTTTACATAGCTCATCCTTACGGAATGTCGTTGTTGTTTGGGGAGTCTGGAAATGATGCTTTTAACCGGGCGCTCAGTGACTACATAATCAATAAGGCAAAAACCAGGCGGGCAGCAGAGTGGCTGCAGGCAGATCCGGCGGGAGAGTGGAGCGGCATTGTTGATGACATTCTGGACGATTATAACCATTCACCAGGCGTTATAGCAGCTTATTTACAGGATGCACATAGCACCAGAGTCATTCAGCGCAACACCAGAGTTAATTTTGTCCTGGACCGTCCGCTCTTTGCGGCCGCGAAAGCAAATGCCGGCCGGCAGGACACGCGGATAGCCCGTATGACCGGAGAACATTTTGCAGCACTGGAGCAGGGCGTGGTCCCCCGATTTTTTTGGCGGGATGCTGCACATTTCCTCTCTGAAGGAGCCGGCTTTGTGCTTGTGGAGGATGGGGAAATAGCCGCTGCTGCCTTCTCCTCCTGTGTTAGCAGAGACCAGCTGGAGATCGGGATCGAAACGATGCAGGATCACCGGGCAAAAGGGTATGCGTCCCTGGTCAGCGCAGCGCTGATTGAGTATTGTCTGGACCACGGCCTGGAGCCGGTCTGGGCCTGCCGCCTGGAGAATACCGGATCATACCGTCTTGCGCAAAAGCTGGGCTTCCGCCCTGTTCTGACCCTTCCGTATTATTGTTTGGCTTATGAAGCAAGCAATAATCAATAA
- a CDS encoding helix-turn-helix domain-containing protein: protein MERVQPLDISDTDTGERIGMAGIRAFMASHFHEPLSIEQLAGVAGFRPKYFSELFKKTYGQSPMNYLTDLRISRAKQYLQESGYLLREIAHKVGYSDEFYFSRKFKKEIGVPPSAFVRRQKRRIAACSAAATGQLLALDIIPAAAPLDAKWTHYYYNKYYSLIETHLRVDLLDQETEVDKLIRSRPDAIIGHAGMDVDWRESLLRNAQNLFIPREDGRWDEQLQELAVFLDREPQCRLWLERYEQKAGLIKEQVSAAVDEDKVIVMRLSGDQLYAYCNRGIRDVLYEQLGFSPAYTHSSRLYNEPVTFSELQALDPQQLLLLICPDSPTRMSWLSLQHNERWRSLQAVRNGYVHLLPSDPWFEYSAVAVDRMLEETQLMITGKCPNLQGDRVHGYPQVYPL from the coding sequence ATGGAGCGGGTACAACCGCTTGATATAAGCGATACAGATACTGGTGAACGAATCGGCATGGCCGGCATCCGGGCTTTTATGGCCAGTCACTTTCATGAGCCTCTGTCGATCGAGCAGCTTGCCGGCGTGGCCGGGTTCAGACCGAAGTATTTCAGTGAGCTGTTCAAAAAGACGTACGGGCAAAGCCCGATGAACTACCTGACCGATCTGCGGATCAGCAGGGCGAAGCAATATTTGCAGGAATCCGGCTATCTGCTGCGGGAAATTGCCCATAAGGTCGGGTATAGTGACGAATTCTATTTCAGCCGGAAGTTTAAAAAAGAGATCGGGGTGCCGCCGTCCGCCTTCGTCCGCCGGCAGAAACGGCGGATTGCCGCCTGCTCCGCCGCGGCTACCGGACAGCTGCTGGCGCTGGATATTATCCCGGCCGCCGCACCGCTTGATGCGAAATGGACCCACTATTATTACAATAAATACTACTCTCTTATTGAGACACATCTCAGGGTCGATCTGCTCGACCAGGAGACGGAGGTTGACAAGCTGATCAGATCGCGGCCGGATGCCATTATCGGACATGCCGGTATGGATGTAGATTGGCGGGAGTCCCTGCTGCGCAATGCCCAGAACCTGTTTATTCCCCGGGAGGATGGCCGCTGGGATGAGCAGCTGCAGGAGCTGGCAGTTTTTCTGGACAGGGAGCCGCAGTGCAGGCTGTGGCTTGAGCGGTATGAACAGAAAGCAGGGCTTATAAAAGAACAAGTATCTGCAGCGGTAGATGAGGACAAAGTGATAGTGATGCGCCTAAGCGGCGATCAGCTGTATGCTTACTGCAACCGGGGGATACGGGATGTGCTGTATGAGCAGCTTGGCTTCAGCCCGGCTTATACCCATTCAAGCCGGCTCTACAATGAGCCTGTTACATTTAGTGAACTGCAGGCTCTCGACCCCCAGCAGCTGCTGCTGCTGATCTGCCCGGATTCCCCGACCCGGATGAGCTGGCTGTCGCTGCAGCATAATGAGCGCTGGCGCAGTCTTCAGGCGGTGCGTAACGGCTATGTGCATCTGCTGCCCTCCGATCCCTGGTTTGAATACTCGGCGGTGGCGGTAGACCGGATGCTGGAGGAGACGCAGCTGATGATTACCGGAAAATGTCCAAACCTGCAGGGGGACAGAGTCCATGGTTACCCGCAGGTCTATCCTTTATAA
- a CDS encoding PH domain-containing protein — protein sequence MANLFGGLLGNYSEVTIPELKNQYGAYLMPEEQIRTGFKLVRDAFIITDERLILVDHQGVTGKKTRVASIHLSSIYEVTMETGGTGFDDCEIVLHYITSPYHKSNNLQTAAYTFEFAKKFNVQPLYTALISIAHENHKRLNG from the coding sequence ATGGCTAACTTGTTTGGCGGTTTACTGGGCAACTATTCAGAGGTGACCATTCCGGAGCTGAAGAACCAGTACGGGGCTTATCTGATGCCGGAGGAACAGATCCGCACAGGCTTCAAGCTGGTCCGGGACGCTTTTATCATTACAGATGAACGGCTGATTCTGGTTGATCATCAGGGGGTCACCGGCAAGAAGACGCGGGTCGCATCCATCCATCTCAGCTCCATTTATGAAGTGACGATGGAGACCGGCGGCACAGGTTTTGATGATTGTGAAATCGTCCTGCATTATATTACCTCTCCTTATCATAAATCTAACAATCTGCAGACCGCAGCCTATACATTTGAATTCGCCAAAAAATTCAACGTACAGCCGCTCTACACCGCACTCATCAGCATCGCTCATGAGAACCACAAACGGTTGAATGGTTAG
- a CDS encoding amino acid permease produces the protein MKQREKGLSVWQLTMLALGTVVGGSFFLGTSVAIRAAGPSVILAYVIGGILVYFILSALSEMTVANPAAGSFRTYTEHAFGKGAGFTVGWVYWTGLVLAMSSEATAASILLRGWFPLLPLGLLGAGIIIAVTLLNLLGAARLSRLESGLAAFKLLAIAGFILIAAGIAAGIWSGGQQNAGVQILQNQSWMPGGLAGIAGSMLMVMFTYAGFEVIGLAASEAGNPAVTIPKAIRYTIVLLVGLYIAAIAALFLLLPATAVSEQVSPFVTALTRYGLGWAGTVMNVVLVSAILSTMLASVFGLGRMLRSLAEEGHTPAWMRDRTDIPYRGILVSGGSMLAGLGLGMLLPQGVYLFLVSSGGFSLLFSYLIILASHYRLRKRHGGPLTERHGLRGYPYTSWIAIASLVVILASMPLIPGQGGGLAAGIALVVFFAAVYAAGRLPRRAGGRSGMQTPQLRVSAARAQMEAAEEPGGSGGDREDRG, from the coding sequence ATGAAACAAAGGGAAAAGGGGTTATCGGTATGGCAGCTTACGATGCTCGCACTCGGAACAGTAGTTGGGGGCTCCTTTTTTCTGGGTACCTCAGTGGCTATTCGTGCTGCTGGTCCGTCTGTCATACTGGCCTATGTAATCGGAGGGATTCTGGTCTACTTCATTCTCTCGGCCTTATCGGAAATGACCGTAGCCAATCCGGCGGCCGGCTCCTTCCGTACCTACACTGAACATGCATTCGGCAAAGGTGCAGGGTTCACCGTGGGCTGGGTATACTGGACAGGACTTGTGTTGGCTATGTCCAGTGAAGCAACAGCGGCTTCCATTCTGCTGCGCGGCTGGTTCCCGCTGCTGCCGCTGGGGCTGCTTGGAGCCGGAATCATCATTGCTGTAACCTTGCTGAATCTATTGGGGGCTGCGCGTCTCAGCAGGCTGGAGAGCGGACTTGCTGCCTTTAAGCTGCTGGCCATCGCCGGATTTATCCTCATTGCGGCCGGTATCGCAGCCGGAATTTGGTCCGGGGGACAGCAGAACGCCGGCGTCCAAATTCTGCAGAATCAAAGCTGGATGCCGGGAGGTCTTGCCGGCATTGCAGGAAGCATGCTGATGGTTATGTTCACCTATGCCGGATTCGAAGTGATTGGGCTGGCCGCCTCAGAAGCCGGGAACCCGGCTGTGACGATTCCCAAAGCAATCCGTTATACCATAGTACTGCTGGTCGGACTATATATCGCAGCCATAGCAGCCCTGTTCCTGCTGTTACCGGCAACGGCTGTCTCTGAACAGGTCAGCCCCTTCGTGACAGCGCTGACCCGCTATGGCCTTGGCTGGGCAGGCACTGTAATGAACGTTGTTCTTGTATCCGCTATACTGTCGACCATGCTGGCATCCGTCTTCGGCCTGGGCCGGATGCTGCGCTCGCTGGCGGAGGAAGGGCATACGCCAGCCTGGATGCGTGACCGGACAGACATCCCGTACCGGGGCATTCTGGTCTCCGGCGGATCAATGCTCGCCGGCCTCGGTCTGGGCATGCTGCTCCCGCAAGGAGTCTACCTGTTTCTGGTCAGCTCCGGGGGCTTTTCGCTGCTGTTCTCTTATCTGATCATTCTGGCCAGCCATTACCGGCTGCGTAAACGGCATGGAGGGCCGCTTACCGAGCGGCACGGCTTGCGCGGATATCCGTACACTTCGTGGATTGCGATCGCAAGTCTGGTCGTTATCCTGGCCAGTATGCCGCTGATTCCCGGCCAGGGTGGCGGGCTGGCTGCCGGCATCGCGCTGGTCGTATTCTTTGCTGCGGTCTACGCGGCAGGCAGACTGCCCCGCAGAGCTGGAGGCCGCAGCGGGATGCAAACGCCGCAGCTGCGTGTTTCCGCAGCCCGGGCGCAGATGGAGGCCGCTGAAGAGCCCGGAGGAAGCGGCGGGGACCGCGAGGACCGCGGGTGA